The Dyadobacter sandarakinus DNA window TCAAAGAACAAATCGTACAATACCTCAACCTGCTTGACATCAACCCTCAGGATATTAAAGATGATGAGCCGCTTTTTGGGGGAGACCTGGGCCTCGACTCCATTGATTCGCTCGAACTTGTCGTGCTGCTGGAAAGAGAATATGGCATCAAAATCAAGAATCCTGCCGAGGGACGCAAAATACTGGTGGATGTGAACCACGTAGCC harbors:
- a CDS encoding phosphopantetheine-binding protein; amino-acid sequence: MDVTSLKPILKEQIVQYLNLLDINPQDIKDDEPLFGGDLGLDSIDSLELVVLLEREYGIKIKNPAEGRKILVDVNHVAEYILAHTKPA